In the Sulfitobacter pacificus genome, one interval contains:
- a CDS encoding YeeE/YedE family protein: MELDTLTAFTPGASLFGGILIGLSAVMVMALFGRISGISGITNAVLNGLSPNANHGGDLGWRVAFILGLIAAPVIYTAATGNPVLQTVPTSLIGMALAGIIVGLGTAIGSGCTSGHGVCGLARLSPRSLAAVLSFMVSAGVTVFVLRHVV; the protein is encoded by the coding sequence ATGGAATTAGATACACTCACGGCTTTCACACCGGGGGCATCGCTGTTCGGGGGGATCCTGATCGGGCTGAGCGCGGTCATGGTGATGGCCCTCTTTGGGCGCATTTCCGGTATTTCCGGGATCACCAACGCAGTCTTGAACGGGCTAAGCCCGAATGCCAATCACGGCGGTGATCTGGGCTGGCGGGTCGCATTTATCCTTGGGCTGATCGCAGCCCCTGTGATCTATACCGCCGCCACTGGAAACCCTGTCTTGCAAACTGTCCCAACATCGCTGATCGGCATGGCCCTTGCAGGGATCATCGTGGGTTTGGGCACGGCCATCGGGTCCGGCTGTACCTCGGGGCATGGTGTTTGTGGGTTGGCGCGGCTTTCGCCCAGATCCTTGGCCGCAGTGCTGAGTTTTATGGTCAGCGCGGGTGTCACCGTGTTTGTTTTGCGGCATGTGGTTTAG
- a CDS encoding histidine phosphatase family protein — MAIYFIRHGQSEFNAAFQGEVDPLIFDAPLTPLGFEQAAEARESIVTLGVSRVITSPLTRAIQTARTIFDGIAPIEVQHGHHELLKFSGDVGRAPAQLGADFPDLSFDHLPERWWHAHEDLAVPVPAEPMAVFQRRIAGFVTALDSIGDEDVAVVGHGNAFQEIIGFMLNNCQIHRYR, encoded by the coding sequence ATGGCCATCTATTTTATCCGACATGGGCAATCGGAATTTAACGCCGCCTTTCAGGGTGAGGTTGATCCGCTGATCTTTGATGCACCGCTGACGCCGCTGGGGTTTGAACAGGCAGCCGAAGCCCGCGAAAGCATCGTAACACTTGGGGTGTCACGTGTGATAACCTCGCCTCTGACCCGTGCCATCCAGACGGCAAGAACAATATTTGACGGCATCGCCCCAATCGAGGTGCAGCACGGTCATCATGAGTTATTGAAATTCAGTGGGGACGTCGGCCGCGCGCCAGCACAGCTGGGCGCTGATTTTCCAGATCTGTCCTTTGACCACCTGCCAGAGCGTTGGTGGCATGCCCATGAGGATCTTGCAGTCCCCGTGCCTGCGGAACCCATGGCGGTCTTTCAACGCCGGATCGCAGGGTTTGTGACTGCGCTGGACAGCATAGGTGACGAAGATGTTGCGGTTGTCGGCCATGGCAATGCATTTCAGGAAATCATAGGTTTCATGCTCAACAACTGCCAGATCCACCGCTACCGGTGA
- a CDS encoding HAD-IA family hydrolase — protein sequence MARLEAIVFDLDGTLIHSAPDIQFATNAALAKIGRGPLDLAKVISFIGNGVETLVTHALEATGGTTPALERDTLAVLLAVYNDNITTLTRPYDGVVTALEQFRAKGLKLGICTNKLTTPAQLVCDQLDLSQYFDAIVGAKPDRAKKPQPQMLHRCLEMLGCAANNALYVGDSAIDFHTARNAMVPFRLFAGGYLNDPLPDLHPTERFDHWDTHGIIVT from the coding sequence ATGGCGCGCCTAGAAGCAATTGTTTTCGACCTTGACGGGACCCTTATCCATAGCGCACCGGACATCCAGTTTGCCACAAACGCGGCATTGGCAAAGATCGGGCGTGGGCCGCTTGATCTGGCAAAGGTTATTTCATTCATCGGCAATGGGGTGGAAACTCTGGTAACACACGCGCTTGAGGCGACTGGTGGCACGACGCCAGCGCTTGAACGTGACACGCTTGCCGTCCTTCTTGCGGTCTATAACGACAACATCACAACCCTGACCCGCCCCTATGACGGGGTTGTCACCGCGTTGGAGCAGTTTCGCGCCAAGGGGCTTAAACTGGGCATTTGCACCAATAAATTGACCACGCCGGCGCAGTTGGTTTGCGACCAATTGGACCTTTCACAATATTTCGATGCGATTGTTGGGGCCAAACCGGACCGGGCGAAAAAACCGCAGCCACAGATGTTACATAGATGCCTTGAAATGCTCGGGTGCGCGGCGAACAATGCACTCTATGTCGGGGACAGTGCGATTGATTTTCACACTGCCCGCAATGCAATGGTGCCTTTCCGCCTTTTTGCGGGCGGGTATTTGAATGACCCCTTACCGGACCTGCACCCGACAGAGCGATTTGACCATTGGGACACACACGGCATTATCGTTACGTAG
- a CDS encoding DUF6691 family protein yields the protein MRIFAGLLAGLLFGVGLVVSGMSDPAKVLNFLDVAGSWDPSLAFVMGGASVTTFIGYRLVLRQPAPKLAEVFQLPAATQIDARLLGGAALFGLGWGIGGFCPGPAWTALTLLAPGTMVFLPMMLLGLWIGNRVSQR from the coding sequence ATGCGCATATTTGCAGGATTGTTGGCCGGACTACTGTTTGGCGTAGGGTTGGTGGTGTCGGGCATGTCCGATCCGGCCAAAGTATTGAATTTCCTTGATGTCGCGGGCAGTTGGGATCCGTCACTGGCCTTTGTCATGGGCGGCGCATCGGTGACGACCTTTATCGGTTACCGCCTTGTGCTGCGCCAGCCAGCACCGAAACTGGCAGAGGTGTTTCAATTGCCAGCTGCCACACAGATTGATGCGCGTCTGCTGGGCGGTGCGGCTCTGTTTGGTCTGGGTTGGGGCATCGGTGGCTTTTGTCCGGGACCAGCCTGGACCGCCCTGACCCTGCTGGCACCCGGCACCATGGTATTTCTGCCTATGATGTTGCTGGGGCTGTGGATCGGCAACAGGGTGTCGCAGCGGTAA